TACATCCTCGCCTCGGGGGCCGCCTTCGTGGCGTTCATGCTGTGCGCGCTCCGCCCGCTGATGGCGCGCCTGGCGCGCCGCGCGggccccggccgcgccgccgcgctggcaTCCCCGGGCGCCGTGGTGGCGTGCGCCCTGCTCGCGGGCGCGGCGACCGACGCCATCGGCGTGCACCCCGTGTTCGGCGCGTTCGTGTTCGGGCTGTCCGTGCCGCGGGAGGGCGGCCTCGCGGAGCGCGCCGGCGACAAGGTGGCGCCGCTGGTGTCCGGGCTGATGCTGCCGCTCTACTTCGCCACCAGCGGGCTGCGCACCGACATCGACACCGTCCGCGACGCGGCCGCGTGGGGCATGGTCGCGCTTGTCGTGGCCGTGGCCTTCCTGGGGAAGTTCGGCGGCACGTTCGCGGTGGCCGCCTGGACCGGCATGGCCAggcgcgaggccgcggcgcTCGGCGTCGCCATGAGCGCCAAGGGGCTCGTCGAGCTCATCGTGCTCAACATCGGCAAGGAGCGGAAGGTCTGTTGTGTATGCTACATGGAAGTCTGGCAATTGGCACTCAACATCAACAATCATGAACGCGTACATGTTTGTTTAACGGGCATATGTGGCGAGTGCAGGTGCTGGATGACACAACGTTCGCCATCTTCGTGATCATGGCGCTGACGACGACGGTGCTCGCGACGCCGTTGATGACTGCTGTGTACCGCAGCTCGCCGACGGCGACCACACCGGAGAGCGACGGGGCCGAGCTCAAGGGCGGCGACGCCTGCCCGGCTTAGCTAGCTCAAGCCGCGAGAAGTTCGGAGTCAGAGCGTGATATGTTATAGTATGTTGTGCGTGCCGGCAGGTGATGCTGCTGATCGATCGCTGTTCAGGGCCAGGGTTGCGTATGTGTAATATCTGAACTCAATAACTGTCGTGTGGAACGGTAGTGTGTATTTGCTATAACACAGGAGATAACTTCATCGAATCTCATGTCAAATCTCTCAAGCTTGGAACTCTTCTCTCTCAGGTCTCGTTTGGTTTTTCAGTTTAAGTCATAAGTCCTATCACATCGCATGTTTACACACCAATTaggagtactaaacatagatttattacaaaattaattttataagtcgtgacttaatcacgacacgaatttattaagtctaattagtccataatttgaccactaattgctaCTGTAACCATTCACTATAATCatgcattaattatacttaatagattcgtctagagCTTTAATTacaacttatgcaattagttttgtattAAGTTTGCATCTGAACATTCAAATTGACGTCTAAATATTCAATATGACAACTACTTAAAAAACCAAACGAGACCTTATTATAAAATGGTATGGCAGCGCTCCTGGCGCTACTTAAAAAATAAACTGGAGACCCAAAAAGAGATTCGTGGAGAAGGCTCGGTAGTAGCTTTGTGTATCTATTCTAGAaaccgttttttttttctttccaaatAAGTCAATTTCTTTACTCTTGAATAATTATTGCCAAAGTCTTACTATAGCTTCTGCTTCTCAACTTCCAAACCATGCATGGCTTGGTCCTTGAGCTCATTTGAAGCTGGATTTAGATAACATGGCGTACACATGCATGGCAGCGGCCTACAGCCAACATAGCATCTGGACATTTCTTTCTCTCGTCTTTCCTGGCTTCGCCTAAACAAAGATATTGAGACCCTTCCAAATTGGCGCCCAAATCACCCGCTCAAGGTCCATGCACAGTCTCGGTAGATGTTTATGTCAACTGACGTGATGCAAAATCAGGGCCAGGTCACACATAATTACTCACTCCGTCCTAAATTATCAGtgattttggcttttctagattcataatttttgttatgcatctaaatttatagaaaaaccaaaatgactaataatttaagATAAAGATAGTGCATACATGACATTGATAGGTGAGGGGACAAAATTGTTCAGCATTGAACTTCAAAGGCCTCCGACTTGAGTTCATGCTTCATGGGTTAGGAAAATGACCATGGACCAGTTCGTGTAGTCTCAATAGAACCATGTTTGTCGTTCCCAAAACAATTCCTAAAAAGAATTATTGTGTTTTTGTCCCTATTTAAAACTCTAATTGTGATTTTATCCTCACTTTTTGTAACTTTGCATTTTTACCCTTACTATTCCAACATGAAGCCTCCGTTTACCCTGAAATTGACTCCGTTAGTTGCTGCCAAgttattaaatttaaaaaataacaaaacccttCATATAATAAGGCAAAAAGACAAAACCACCCCTTATCACTTCgcctccccttcccctcccaTTCCTAAGCCAGTAAGCGCTCATTCCAAGCCCCCTTTGACGCAGCTTCGGCATTTGCAGCTTCCGACACTGTAGCAGTACTGTGCCGACGTGAAGGTGAAGCTGGTGAAGCTCGGTTTTCTGGCTTCATCAGCTTCACCACTTTTCCAGCTCATTTTGGCCCTTCTTGCTACAGTGCGTAAACAGTAGCGCTACATTAccatttactgtagcacgaagCTAAAGCTCGCCCCGAGCGGAGCTATGCCAAAGGGGGCCTAAACACTAGGGTGCTGAGCTGCGGGCGGCGCTTCAGGCGGCCCATGTGCTCGCAAGCGGCGGCGCTTGGCCGCAGCCGGCCGCGGGGGCTTGGCCCATGCGCGCGCTCAAGGGAGCCacgcggaggagcggcggttgTTTGAAGGCTGCTGTCCCACACGCGTAAGGTTGCCGCATGGAGGGGGGCGCGCAGGGGAGGCAGGCGGCCCGcgtggggcggggcgggggggggggggggggtgggccGTGCCATCTGAAAAGCAGATGGCAAACAAGGGAAAACGAAAGAAGCATCTGAAAAGCAGTAGAGTGAAAGAAAGTGAGGGTAAATTCACAATTGAAATTCAAAACAGGGGCAAGAATGCAATTTTCCGGAATAAAATCCTTccatggtagtggaaaataggAAATCCTGTGGACATTTTTCCAAGCAACCATACATAGCACTAGGAAAAAGCATATAGGAATCAAACTATACAAAATTAATCCGATAATCCTTGGCCCTTATTCGTCAAGATCCTTGACACttgatatttattttataatgcTCTCTACATGTAGTACCACCTCGTCTTTCACCCTTGCTGTATTCCCCATGGTAGCATTTTGCAAACCAATTTTTGGATATGGGCAAAAGATGAGCTCTTTTCACCATCCTGGTACCAGCTAAATACCACTGTGGTCTAGGCAACTACTAAAAACAGTTCAAAATATATGCCTGAAAAGAGCCAATCCAAACCAACAATTTTAAGCCTAAAATCAAAGTTGTATAGATGACTTTTTTCGTTCCTCTGCCTATCTACCATACAACATATTTCACACATGTACACTACAATAGAGGCACGGAGCAAACACACAAGTGAAGGTCTCTCCGAGCATTGCCAGACGACAGTGTCCGTCGCATTATGAAGCTGCTACTGGCTGAGTGGCACACACTCGATCTCGATCTCGAGCTCACCGCGCTCGACGTTCTGGAGCTTCAGAGTGATGTCCTGCTTCACCTTGCCATTGGCAATGGAGATCACGCTGTCCTTGGCAAGCACACCGTTGCTGTCTTCACTGGCCGACCATCTGTAAAGCTCCGTCAATTCGGTGATGGTTGAGTTCTCATGCTCCTTCGTTGCTGCAATCAGTGGCCGGATGTCCACGTCGGCCTCCCCCATCCGGTCATCGGAGCTGAATGTGTCCTTGTCAAATACTTGCTGTTAGAGGTGGGGAAAAAACAAGAACGTCAATCAGTGCAGAGTTTGAACAAAACATTTCACCTGGAGTGAGAATTTACTGGGGAAACTGAGTCGCTAGATAGAGAAAATGAGGTAAATGCTTGGGGGACAAATTATAACCTCTTAAAAGCTGATAAAAATGAGTACATACCAGTTTAAGTGGCGGAATTGGGTCAGGGATCGAAAGCATTAGTCTTTCGTTCCAGATAGGATTCAGGGTGTTCTTTATCACCTTAGTTTTCATGGACTGAAAAATATGAATGTCTTAGCTGGAAGTCTCAAAAGAACTGAAAACGAGAACAGACATCTTTGCAATATTAAGCTGCCATTGAtgccaaaaaaaattgtgcTTACCTGGTGCCCTAGATTAATCATGACATATGGATCGCTTGACATCACATCACGAACAGCTAAATCTGTGCCTTTTACGATATTGACCTTGATTAATCCAACAAATTCTACCATTCCCACATCCgactgaaacaaaaaaaaaaacaccatcaATGTAGAAGTAACATATCAAGTGCCATATACACTAACAAAATTTAGCATCGGTGAGTTCGTCGCACCATTTTCTTTAGTCCTTTGCTATCTGAATCCTTTTTCCTCCAGCTATTCCTGAAAGCATGACCAAAACCATGTTTGTTGCTATTGTGCTGCTGGTGTTTATCTTGTGCTTGCTTTTTATTAAGTGGTAAAGGGCATGAAAATTGTGGATCACACACAAACTGTTGGAACTGGTATTTTTTCCTGCATACATATagacaggggggggggggggtggggtggaacaaaaatacaaaatatcaTGAAATAGAGTTAGGACAAGTACTGACAATCAACTAACTCAATGTGTACCTAATGAAATCATTACGCTCTTCAGTTGAGCAATCTTgttttattttcttattttcGGGTAAAAAAGCCTCATATCTTGTGTTAACAACAGAATTTCCTCCTGATTCAGCTAAACAGTGGACTTCTTCATCTGTCCACTCATCCAGGTTCACTGAAATCACCTATATTCAGTTCAAAACGAGTATTTGGTAAGTTTGGTATAAGATCTGTGACAGTACAATGGAGTAGCAGTAGTATTATGAATTAGCCGTTAATTGTTGCACACAGGAATTAATAGAGTCGTGCCCCTTGTTTTTTGACAAGAGAAATAATGAGTGATTGCAGCACACAACTATTGGTCACGGAGAAAATACCATTTTTAGAGAAATCGAATTTTTGAAACATTGCTATCTAGAACAGCTCCAACCACAGAAATGGAAATTTAGTATAAGCAGATCTCTGTGGAACTGGAAATGGAAAAAATGGCAGAGGTACCAAAAGCACAAAGAGGAATGTCCATTGCACACCTTTGATATGTGCACTCCAAGACTTCTATGAGTTCCAGAGCACTTAATGCAAATGAACGCCCCAAAAGGCAAGGCCCTGCAAGTGCAAAAGAAGTTAAATGGCACTAATGCCCAGTTTGGATAAGCACTACAATATTATTGGTTAGAAAAATCAGATGCCTGACAAATCAATCAGACCTAACATTACTTATGAAAGCTGTAAAAAGCAATATTAGACTTCTTTAGTGTTTGTGTAAATTGACCAAACAGCGAAAATTTGCGGTTAATCCAAGAAGCAACAGAATAAAATGTCATTTAGAAATTTAGTGTGACAACTCTAGTCATTTTTTGACAAGCCAAATTGAATGTTCGGGATAAATGTTGCTTTACAGAGACTTACGCCCATTTTGGATCAGGAATGCCACAGTCAGCACAGAATTTGTTTGCTGGTTGGTTCAACAAACACTCCAACAATTCCCTCGCATTAGCTGGATCTGTATCCGTAAATCATCACAAGTAATCATATGGAGCACAGAAGCCCATTTCCAGCAAGAACGCATGAATCAAGCATTGGCAGTTAAACAACAAAGAAAATTGTGCCAGCAGCTCCATCTATCAATCATTTATCATATAAaattatttagtttaatttctCTCCCAACATGCGAGCTTTTAGTTTTACAAATCGAATGGCCACTGGCATGGTATGAATTCAACAGATACACGGTGCAAACGAATAAGACATTGAAATCAATGGATACAGCCAAATGggtgtgggggtgggggtgaggTTCAGTaaaacaaatttcaacaaaatGTATCCTGTAGCTGAATGTAACGACAAATTTCACAGAAATACGAACCTGATGCATCAGAACGATCATCTGCATCATTTTCGGCTTCAAATCCGTCGCAATTCCTTCAAGAGAAAGAGAAGCAAAACATCAAATTGCGTATCCCATAGAAACAAAAGGAGAAATGCTCAATATAACACGAGAGATTGAATGAACCAAATCATAGATCATCAGAAGGTAGAAAACGCATACAGTCTGTAATGCGCGCTTGGGGTATCAAGAAAATGCAGAAGATTGTTGCCCTCCATCCCGTCTCTCTCCATctatctccctcctcccgctcccCTACCTCCTAAACTcgtggaagagaagaagaacgAGGTGCCCCGCCATCCACCACACAGCCGAGGATTAAATCAAGAACTCTGGTCCGGCGCGCTGCCCTGATCGAATTGGCTGGCAAAAACGAGCAGGGCTGAGGAATGGGAGTCGAACACCGGGAGAATTGGCGTCGAACCGGCGGGGGCACATCAAGGATTCGCCgatttcttatttttcttcCCTCTTCGTTGGCCTTTCCCCCCTTGTTGGTGCTGCATGCGGGACGTGGTATGGCCAAGAATAGGCGGTGACGGCAATTCATCTGTTTTTGTGGGCAGAGTTTTGAGGAGTCCTCCGCGCTGGAGAAAGGCGGAATATGCCGCGTCGCCAGTAAGAACCGAGGGCGGGCAAGTCACCCGGGAGGCTGAGCTGTACGTAGAAAAACACACGGCAGGGCCACGGCAGGAAAACCAGAAACTTGCCGAATCTTGCGCATTTTGAATGGGGGAATTCAGGAAACGACACCGGTTTCCATTGGTGTCTGGGAAGAGCACTTCAAATTCAGGTTTTCATCAAACAGTAATGGTTTCGTAAAATGTATTTGTAAAACAGCACTGCGCATACCTTTTctattcttttatttttctcttggTATTTGATCACATGCAAATAGACATATCGCCCTTGCTGGCATGAGAGCCTCACTCTCATATCATTCCATCCAAATTAAATAGAAGAATAATAAATTTGAACATGCAAGGAGAGCACATATAGAGTAGTCTACATGTTGTTCGGGACCTTCCTTTCGGTTCGGTCATGAAAGAATTTCTATTTTAGAAAAGTGACCATCAAATTTGCTAGAAAACTAAAAACCGGCCAAAATCTGTTATGTTAAATTGGTTTGGTTAATCGGCTTCCAAAATACATACTATATATCTCTAAAACAATGCATCAACAAAAAAAACCAAAATAAAAGGCAACGATTAACGCTCCTATAAATAGTGTCATACATTTACATCATATAAGAGACAATTGAATTATCAGTCGGTTTACGAGTAGATTAGTAGTCTGCCATTTCCGGAACTGACACATTGAGTGCTAGACCAGATCCAATTCAAAGCACAATACAAACTAGCAAGTAGATTTAGCAGTCGGCCATTTTCGGAGCCGACAATAGGTATATCATTAGAGAATTTTTGTGAGTATAGGTTCTATAGCAAAAAATTTGAAGTTTATTACGAAAAGTCAAATTTGAGCCAAATTTtacctttttatttattttcacatAATTTAAATACCTACTCAAGAATTTGCATATAGaattttaaattctataaaaataaataaaaaagatcaATTTTGGCTCAAATTTGACCTTCCTAAGAAACTTAAAATTTTATTATAGAACCTATAGACACAAAATTTCCTTACCTCTAATATGTATCACGCATATCAAATTTTGTCAAAGGCGGAGCTCATCTTGATGTTTTAAAAATTCAATGAAGTTtgaattctttctttcttcaaaatttcaaattttattttttaaaattccaACTTtcaaaaaattgtgaaattggGTTCTCTACTCTCCTCTATCACTATGccaatttttataattttttatccaCGTTTGCTACCTCAATTGAGTGAAAAAAGATACAAagaaatatatatgaaaaaaaatgtaaaaaccgCTTGTGAAACTGCTGTGGGAGGTAAAACAAATGATTCTAATAGTTGGGGGAGACTGGATACCCGATTTTATAGTGGATGgatgaaaatcagacttttatggtagttGAGGGaggaaagaaaatattttttttccactACAAAAGCATCATTGAGCAGCAGCATCCTCACGGGGCACAAtgccctgcctcctcctccgtccCACCATCTTTCACATCGCAGGCCAAATTTGAGGCAACCATGTGGGCTGCAGCGACCCAACTCACATAAGATGAGATGGTTTTGCAAGGAATAGGGCCGGCGCAACTCATGCTGACTGCCCGAAGGAATTCCTATGTATCTTGGTTTATATTTTAATTTCCACATCTTCCAGTATTTAAGATTCGTGTAGACTACCATAGCCTTTGGATCCACCTCAAATGCTAGCTTCCTCTCTccaacctcctcctccgctgGCTGTCGCCCACGCCGTACTCGTGCGCTACCCTTGTGCCACCCGGCCGCGCTACCCTGCTCTGTTGCCGCCTGCGCCACTGTGCTGCTTCGTCACCGCGACCTCTGCCACCctgctgcaccgccgccgcagcctgcgCCGTGCCGTCATCGCACCACACACTGCCACGTCGTCGCCCGCGCCccgagccgcccctcgccgaAGAAGAAACTGCTTGGTCCTTTTAACATTTCAACATTTTGTACTTCCAATTTTAACATGTCGTCTgtacaatttcaacattttaatTGTCAAATGTTAAATCtgtttaaaaaaatattgaattagtcatattaattttttttgcaaaagtttAAATAGAATAATTGAATCAAAGTGAGTTTTCAAGATGAATGACTTATCTATCTTCAACAAAATATATAGAAAGCCCCACTCCTCGACACTGACCAAGACAGGGATTTTGCCCTCTCAAAAAAACAGAGATTTTGCCCTCAGAAAAAGATAGGGATTTTGCTTGACAATTAGGGATGTAAATGGATCGAATATTACTAACAtatttgtttttatatttttattcggATACAGAGTCAGATAAGGATAGTATTAGTTTTTGCCTGATAAAATTATAATGGATATTgacattataaaaatataactttttaGTATTCGGATATGGATGGATCACGGATATTAAATATCCGAAGTCGAATACGAACGGATAAAACATCTTCCAGACTggatcgaattcgaatacgATCGAAAAATATTCGTACCATTTATATTCCTAATGACAATGGCTGCTGGTGTTGAAGCTTTGTTTTAGTCGATTAATTGAATCTCCTTGCGTTGCCTAAAAAAAGGCGACTCCATCCACTAATACTACATGTATATACGAATGTAAAGCAATGCAAGCATCAATGGTTAGCTGGTTGAATTATAGACAGGGCTTGTTAGataactaggcaattttcggtaatttttaattccaaatattactatcaatttcatgacataaatgagtgataatgtgtgaataagatatgtgcatgtgttcatgttattcttactaataagcacgaacaaaaagttaaaccagaataggtttagagtgtaccccaaggcgggaccagtgccggaggcaccagTTGCGCCGTAACCAGCTGGAATAGAtatgctattcgactggccttacctgaagtagccgaacgatgtcgatgcaggaagaggttcgcagtacagtcccacgaacggtcaccaggaagcagacgaagtagtcgttcgttcatgacgggaagtagacgaagtagtctaTCAAGGAGCGAGCAGTCgtgtcaagacgctccccaaaaacctgattgcctgCGTCTCGTGCAAGACCTTCAGCGAGCAtaggttccggaggcctgctctcgctagagcaGTGCGCGCAGCACTAGCGATGGGAACGGaagaaagcagcagagggagaagggagaggtctcctaagcaggagtacctggatcaAGTGCTGAAGTGTGTATAGATAAGAGGAGGAAagggtggtttatataggcgtggaggtgcctcaggttcaacgaacctggacgtcgtaaagacctttgatgagcggcagttactgGTGTGATTCTCCAGTCATTACTGTCAACGTTTATTCTCTATTTTAATGTTCTTAACAGCAGAATATTCTTCTCATCTCACATCGTAAAGAGCTTTGATGAGCGACAGTTATTGGTGTGATTCTCCAGTCATTACTGTCAACGTTTATTCTCTGTTTTAATATTCTTAACAGTAAAACAttcttctcatctcagcacgtcgcaccgcacctgcacgtcacgtccggccgtgcacgcgcaccgcccggccgcgccgcgcctcggcctcggcccggctcggcgaggcgagcgagcgcgcgcgcgtgtggttcaccgacctcctcttaccggcttcacaagtggtgtacacgaagtccaccctttaagtcggttgagatgaattaagcaattgattccctagcatttaatagtgggctttaaatttttttattgtattgattagaataaatgggccaagcctataattccaacaatccccaccaagaaattcaagccacactagaaatgccCTCATTCCCTCGTTGATATACCAGTGtttgacagagactgttaagttgaacttccatctaggataaaagctacacttattcacaactgtacaatggactatgccttgaattgccagtcttgtgcaaacaagtttgaccagagccctacactggtactaggctgcaaaagcatccccgcggtttggagcttataagtcatactccaggccctttatgagtttctagagaatacccagttctcatagaccatgaccagtagtcagactcatataggtgtgttcctttcagatgttctgtaggacaatatctttgtttcaagaaaacaactcatttgttttaaagaaactacctggaacacattaaggtatagaccaacctgccatacagattagaagagaaatgcaccttatacacggaatgagcccttttcacaaaggttctcttctctcagtcagattttaatttgtttcaccatcctaattcacgggatccccgatcacataggacaggtttccactatagaatgactcacgtgggtctcaagcccaattccatagatgcattgtctatcatatttcgtgaaagaccctttgtaaacttatctgccagatttttagccgtctgaacatagtccatgactataactccggagtttctcaattttctgacagatttcaaccgccttttcacatgtctagatgacttcatgttattctttgaactgttcaccttgacaatcacTGTTTGATTGTCATAGTTTGTTAGAATTGCCAGTATcaatttttcaactatcggcaagtccataaggagctcacgatgctactcagcctcaacagtggcggtatctaatgctgtgagttcagcttccatagttgacctcgttaaggtggtctgcttgcaagacttccaggaaatagctccaccaccaagtgtaaacacatatccacttgtggcctttatctcatcagcatcagaaatccaatttgaaacactatacccttctagtacccttgggtacccggtgtagtgaattccatagttcattgtcccctttagatagcgcattactctttcaagagccttccaatgatcatctcccgggtttgaaacaaaccggctcagtttgcttacagcaaacgagatgtcaggtcttatagcactagctaaatacatcaatgaaccaatgatatgagaatatctcagctgatatcgcattatccttttgttcttcctaagaattaaactggcatcatatggtgttgagacaggtttatagactctgtaaccaaagcgacttaaaaccttctccacatagtgagactgtgtaagaatcaccccaccattgctctcttttaccagctttatattaaggataacatcagcttctcccagatccttcatctcaaaactttgagataaaaactctttgacttcgttaatcacattaaggccagtgccaaagatcagtatgtcatccacatacaagcacaaaatcactccttcagccccaccatagcgatagtacacacatttgacagcttcgttcacaacaaagccagcagacgtcaaagttctgtcgaacttttcatgccactgcttaggcgcttgcttgagaccatatgaagatttcaacaacttacaaaccattccttcttgaccctttgatacaaatccatccggctgatccatatagatctcctcttctaattctccattgaggaaagccgtcttaacgtccatctgatgaacgagaagaccataagaggctgctagggaaagtaacactcgaagtgtggtcaatcgggcaactggtgaataagtgtcaaagaaatattctccttctttttgggtataacccttggccacaagcctagccttgtacatttcaatagtaccatctgtcctaagctttttcttaaacacccacttgcatccaaccggtttacatccataaggacgttcaacgaccccCCAGGTTCctttagacataatagaatccatctcactcctcactgcttccttccaatagtcagcatcaggagatgaatatgcctcttcaatggttctgggtgtatcatctatgaggtatacaatgaaatcatcaccaaaagactttacagtcctttgtctcttgctctttttcggagcatcattgttatcctcctcaggattttgcacaagtgtatgttcattgtgttctatcggctcagtagagctatcatcctcgatgaactcttgcctagatgaactt
The nucleotide sequence above comes from Panicum virgatum strain AP13 chromosome 3K, P.virgatum_v5, whole genome shotgun sequence. Encoded proteins:
- the LOC120701392 gene encoding probable ADP-ribosylation factor GTPase-activating protein AGD11 produces the protein MERDGMEGNNLLHFLDTPSAHYRLNCDGFEAENDADDRSDASDPANARELLECLLNQPANKFCADCGIPDPKWAALPFGAFICIKCSGTHRSLGVHISKVISVNLDEWTDEEVHCLAESGGNSVVNTRYEAFLPENKKIKQDCSTEERNDFIRKKYQFQQFVCDPQFSCPLPLNKKQAQDKHQQHNSNKHGFGHAFRNSWRKKDSDSKGLKKMSDVGMVEFVGLIKVNIVKGTDLAVRDVMSSDPYVMINLGHQSMKTKVIKNTLNPIWNERLMLSIPDPIPPLKLQVFDKDTFSSDDRMGEADVDIRPLIAATKEHENSTITELTELYRWSASEDSNGVLAKDSVISIANGKVKQDITLKLQNVERGELEIEIECVPLSQ